In a genomic window of Streptococcus oralis subsp. tigurinus:
- a CDS encoding AraC family transcriptional regulator has translation MMHQFNRTMEYLESKLDAEVDLQKFQQLSGYSYALFSRLFSILADMTLAEYLRNRRLSEAVTDLREGSEKVIDIAMKYGYESADAFSAAFKKFHGATPSEVRNGKPYRIFPRLQLSLKITGGKNMDIKIQKKPAFTVAGVLLEAIDNSQCPSAWEDLYNNHSLESLEGLGSGQSFGVCSDVKEGEIINYMAAYDVTDKAKAEELDLSIKDIPAAEYAIVPVKGPIPASIHNAWKYVLEVFFPETNYRHSGAPDFEVYTEGDMSSPDYQMELWIPVIKN, from the coding sequence ATGATGCATCAATTCAATCGAACCATGGAATATCTGGAAAGTAAGCTGGACGCAGAAGTGGATTTGCAGAAATTCCAGCAGCTATCAGGCTATTCTTATGCTCTCTTTAGCAGGCTTTTTTCCATCCTAGCAGATATGACTTTAGCAGAATACTTGCGCAATCGCAGGCTATCAGAAGCTGTGACAGACTTGCGGGAAGGCTCTGAGAAAGTCATTGACATAGCAATGAAATACGGCTATGAGTCTGCGGATGCCTTCAGCGCAGCCTTTAAGAAATTCCATGGTGCAACCCCCTCAGAAGTTCGAAATGGAAAACCTTATCGGATCTTTCCTAGACTTCAATTATCCTTAAAGATTACAGGAGGAAAGAACATGGATATCAAGATTCAAAAGAAACCTGCATTTACCGTGGCAGGCGTCCTATTGGAAGCTATTGACAATAGTCAGTGCCCGTCTGCTTGGGAGGATCTCTATAACAATCACAGTCTTGAAAGCCTAGAAGGTTTGGGTAGCGGCCAATCCTTTGGCGTCTGCTCGGATGTCAAAGAAGGCGAAATCATCAACTACATGGCTGCTTATGATGTGACAGATAAAGCTAAAGCAGAAGAACTAGATCTGTCCATCAAAGATATCCCAGCGGCTGAATATGCTATCGTCCCAGTCAAAGGTCCTATACCAGCTAGCATTCACAATGCTTGGAAATATGTCTTGGAGGTCTTTTTCCCAGAGACTAACTATCGTCACTCAGGAGCGCCAGACTTTGAAGTCTATACTGAAGGTGACATGTCGTCACCAGACTATCAAATGGAATTATGGATACCTGTAATCAAGAACTAG
- a CDS encoding peptidase: MQMYFGDVSLCYSYSLAMALDSYGYDFKAEFLEAIMVMGNGASIVKEDDQHPLVFFDNGMPDLSISHYLKILGFDYEDFYLKDGAEVDLEEIKRKLETFLFNGPVVLGPLDMGHLTYNPNHTILYGVDHFVTVYGIDEQYLYLHDPAGFACMKVAFNDILEAWKAEAIDYKRGAYSMWGNFKKVKSPSQTEIYQETARIMKKRYLNGQNGVLECYAKAVAENGLNTEQKQLHQYFSFKLAAVRNLYLSKFLKDHNPEGARLKEELATLFSQAHLSCLKEDYQELSHLLYQIAELDGLFKDLYVK, encoded by the coding sequence ATGCAGATGTATTTTGGAGATGTGTCGCTTTGCTATAGCTATTCATTGGCAATGGCACTGGATAGCTATGGTTATGACTTTAAAGCAGAGTTTTTAGAGGCAATTATGGTGATGGGCAATGGCGCTAGTATTGTAAAGGAAGATGACCAGCACCCTCTAGTATTCTTTGATAACGGAATGCCAGATCTTTCCATCTCCCATTACTTAAAAATACTTGGATTTGACTATGAGGACTTCTATCTAAAGGATGGAGCGGAAGTAGATTTGGAAGAGATTAAAAGAAAGTTGGAAACCTTTCTGTTCAATGGACCTGTCGTACTGGGCCCTCTTGATATGGGCCATCTGACCTACAACCCCAATCACACAATCCTTTATGGTGTGGATCATTTTGTAACCGTGTATGGTATTGATGAGCAGTACCTTTATTTGCATGATCCAGCTGGTTTTGCCTGTATGAAGGTTGCTTTTAATGACATACTAGAAGCCTGGAAGGCAGAGGCTATTGACTATAAGCGTGGAGCCTACTCCATGTGGGGAAATTTTAAGAAGGTCAAGAGTCCTAGTCAGACTGAAATCTATCAAGAAACAGCAAGGATTATGAAGAAACGATATTTGAATGGCCAAAACGGTGTTTTGGAATGTTATGCAAAAGCAGTTGCTGAAAACGGCTTAAATACAGAACAAAAACAATTGCATCAGTATTTCAGCTTCAAACTTGCGGCTGTTCGAAATCTCTACCTCAGTAAGTTCTTAAAAGATCATAATCCAGAAGGGGCAAGATTAAAAGAAGAATTGGCTACTCTATTTAGCCAAGCCCACCTTTCATGTTTAAAAGAAGATTACCAAGAACTGTCCCACTTGCTCTATCAGATAGCAGAATTGGACGGTCTCTTTAAAGATTTATATGTAAAGTAG
- a CDS encoding ClbS/DfsB family four-helix bundle protein — MPRPKTKEELVLASKENYEKLNHFISKLSEEELQTPFDFSKDQKKKEAHWKRDKNLRDVLIHLYEWHQLLLTWVHSNQKGHERPFLPEPYNWKTYGEMNVAIWKKHQKTTLEEATKLLNQSHGEVLELMEGFSNDQLFTKGVYKWTGGTSLGSYFVSATSSHYDWALKKLKAHQKNCKKR, encoded by the coding sequence ATGCCTAGACCAAAAACAAAAGAGGAGCTAGTGCTAGCCTCTAAGGAAAACTATGAAAAGCTCAATCACTTTATATCTAAATTAAGTGAAGAGGAACTACAGACTCCTTTTGATTTTTCAAAAGATCAAAAGAAAAAAGAAGCTCACTGGAAAAGAGATAAAAATCTAAGAGATGTTCTGATCCATCTCTATGAATGGCATCAGTTACTTTTGACCTGGGTACATTCTAATCAAAAGGGACATGAAAGACCTTTTCTCCCTGAACCTTATAATTGGAAAACTTATGGGGAAATGAATGTCGCTATTTGGAAGAAGCACCAGAAAACGACCTTAGAAGAAGCGACCAAGCTCCTCAATCAATCGCATGGAGAGGTTTTAGAGTTGATGGAAGGCTTCAGCAATGACCAACTCTTTACCAAAGGTGTCTATAAGTGGACGGGTGGGACAAGTCTAGGCTCCTACTTTGTGAGTGCCACTTCCAGTCACTATGATTGGGCTCTGAAAAAACTCAAAGCTCATCAGAAAAATTGTAAGAAACGTTAA
- a CDS encoding Imm70 family immunity protein, producing the protein MSVGLMVGYNWWTIGEGSLFNSFFSTIYVRLENNEWGSRYPVIMNKLYWGDVPFESVERGIEELLSIQEELKTFLPQDVIWDFEDLSLTPPWGNNIAEHITNLSHYFITSSGKDLIEVLLTSFSFSLEHGQNVSVKSI; encoded by the coding sequence ATGTCTGTAGGGTTAATGGTTGGTTATAATTGGTGGACTATAGGAGAAGGGAGTCTTTTTAATTCATTCTTTTCGACTATTTATGTTCGCTTAGAAAATAATGAGTGGGGAAGTAGATACCCAGTAATAATGAATAAGCTTTACTGGGGAGATGTTCCTTTTGAATCTGTTGAAAGAGGAATAGAGGAGTTGTTATCTATCCAAGAGGAGTTGAAAACATTTCTCCCTCAGGATGTTATATGGGATTTTGAAGATTTGTCACTCACTCCTCCTTGGGGAAATAATATCGCAGAGCATATAACAAATTTATCGCATTATTTCATAACGAGTTCCGGAAAAGATTTAATAGAAGTTTTGCTGACTAGTTTTAGCTTTTCACTTGAGCACGGTCAAAATGTGAGTGTAAAAAGTATTTGA
- a CDS encoding AI-2E family transporter → MNLVKKYTPLILFIGLVALVILNASSFISGAISLFDVISTLIYGAVIAFVLNVPMKKIEQYLVKLKVKAELRRPIAMVLVFLALILIVIALLVLVLPTLAQTISQLGTVLSTVLTQLGKLLGSSEFVTKDMLSTIVSGIQGQSSSISQALIGFLSGLTSNIGNIFSSLMNAFLIIVFTFLFLSSKEHLAAMTSRLLKVFLPEKVVIKLTYIGQVALETYDQFLMGQLIEAVIIGVMIAVGYSVFGIPYGVMTGIFAGVLSFIPYVGPMIACVVGAIFIFTVSPTQALLSLLLYQVIQLIEGNLIYPRVVGQSIGLPAIFTLAAASIGGNLFGLLGMIFFTPIFAVIYRLVKEFVVAKENQLDKK, encoded by the coding sequence ATGAACTTAGTAAAAAAATACACCCCGTTAATACTTTTTATAGGGCTGGTTGCTCTTGTAATTCTGAATGCATCGAGCTTTATATCAGGAGCAATCTCTCTCTTTGATGTAATATCAACCTTGATTTATGGTGCTGTTATTGCTTTTGTTCTTAATGTTCCTATGAAAAAAATTGAACAGTACTTAGTTAAATTGAAGGTAAAGGCAGAGTTGCGTCGTCCGATTGCCATGGTACTTGTTTTCCTAGCTCTTATCTTAATCGTGATTGCTCTTTTGGTTTTGGTGCTGCCAACCCTAGCCCAGACTATTAGTCAGCTGGGAACAGTCCTTTCAACAGTCCTTACTCAACTTGGGAAATTGCTAGGCAGCTCGGAATTTGTAACCAAAGACATGTTGTCAACTATCGTATCAGGCATACAGGGACAATCTAGTTCTATTAGCCAAGCTTTGATAGGTTTTTTATCAGGTCTGACTAGTAATATCGGCAATATTTTTTCAAGTTTGATGAATGCCTTTTTGATTATAGTCTTCACCTTTTTATTTTTATCCAGTAAGGAACATTTGGCAGCGATGACGAGTCGACTTCTAAAAGTTTTTCTTCCAGAGAAGGTGGTGATAAAGTTGACTTACATTGGACAAGTAGCACTAGAGACTTATGACCAATTTTTGATGGGTCAGCTGATTGAAGCAGTTATCATAGGAGTTATGATAGCGGTTGGTTACAGCGTGTTTGGGATACCCTATGGAGTAATGACAGGTATCTTTGCAGGAGTGCTATCGTTCATTCCTTATGTAGGGCCTATGATTGCTTGTGTTGTGGGAGCGATTTTTATCTTCACAGTGAGTCCTACTCAAGCCTTACTTTCTCTTCTTCTATATCAAGTTATACAGCTGATTGAAGGAAACCTTATTTATCCTAGAGTTGTAGGTCAGTCTATTGGTTTGCCAGCTATTTTCACGCTTGCGGCTGCTAGTATTGGAGGCAATCTCTTTGGCTTACTTGGGATGATATTCTTTACACCGATATTTGCTGTTATCTATCGATTGGTTAAGGAATTTGTCGTTGCAAAGGAAAATCAGCTAGATAAAAAATAA
- a CDS encoding YjjG family noncanonical pyrimidine nucleotidase, whose protein sequence is MSYKFLLFDLDHTLLDFDAAEDVALTQLLKEEGVADIQAYKDYYVPMNKALWKDLEQKKISKQELVNTRFFRLFAHFGLEKDGRLLAQRYQFYLAQQGQTLSGAHEFLDSLIERDYDLYAATNGITAIQTGRLAQSGLAPYFNQVFISEQLQTQKPDALFYEKIGQQIAGFSKEETLMIGDSLTADIQGGNNAGINTIWYNPHHLESHTQAQPTYEVHSYQDLLDCLDAL, encoded by the coding sequence TTGTCCTATAAATTTCTACTCTTTGACCTTGACCACACTTTGCTGGATTTTGATGCTGCTGAAGATGTAGCTTTGACACAACTTCTAAAAGAAGAAGGAGTTGCGGATATCCAAGCCTATAAAGACTATTACGTCCCTATGAACAAGGCTCTCTGGAAGGACTTGGAGCAAAAGAAAATCAGTAAACAAGAACTGGTTAACACGCGCTTTTTTCGTTTATTTGCTCATTTTGGACTGGAAAAAGACGGTAGGTTACTTGCCCAGCGTTACCAATTTTACTTAGCCCAACAGGGACAAACACTTTCGGGCGCTCATGAATTCTTGGACAGCCTCATCGAGCGTGATTATGATTTGTATGCTGCGACAAATGGGATTACTGCCATCCAGACAGGGCGTTTGGCTCAATCAGGTCTGGCTCCCTATTTCAACCAAGTCTTTATCTCTGAACAGTTGCAGACGCAAAAGCCTGATGCACTATTCTATGAAAAAATCGGTCAGCAGATTGCAGGTTTTAGTAAAGAAGAGACGCTGATGATTGGAGATTCCCTGACAGCTGACATTCAAGGTGGCAATAATGCTGGAATTAACACGATTTGGTACAACCCTCATCACCTAGAAAGTCATACACAAGCCCAGCCGACTTACGAAGTCCATTCTTATCAAGACTTGCTGGATTGTTTAGATGCTTTGTAG
- a CDS encoding DUF4336 domain-containing protein, which produces MSRPELSLYEPLYTLKEVDQNIWIADGDLIQMDLKVLKLPFQTRMTVIKLNDGKLWIHSPIAPNEELFTELDALGKVAYLISPNKIHYAYIADWKKRYPYAQAWSSPGVEERAKSQNVMVEFDAPLTDKAPDLWSDEIDQLIFKGSSVIEEVVFFHKSTKTLIVTDLIENFEPEKIASPIRRKIYRLARVTAPDGQTPIDYRMTFLGRQREAKVSFSRMLNWKPDKIILAHGLCFFKNGTDELRRAFRWIR; this is translated from the coding sequence ATGTCAAGACCAGAACTTTCTCTTTATGAACCATTGTATACACTAAAGGAAGTTGATCAAAATATCTGGATAGCAGATGGTGATTTGATACAAATGGACTTGAAGGTCCTCAAACTACCTTTTCAGACACGTATGACAGTGATAAAGTTAAACGATGGAAAACTCTGGATTCATTCTCCTATTGCGCCAAATGAGGAGCTCTTTACTGAACTGGACGCTTTGGGCAAAGTCGCTTACCTAATTTCACCCAATAAGATTCACTACGCCTATATTGCAGATTGGAAAAAAAGATATCCTTATGCACAAGCATGGTCTAGTCCAGGAGTTGAAGAGAGAGCAAAAAGTCAGAATGTCATGGTGGAATTTGATGCTCCTTTAACTGATAAGGCACCTGACTTATGGTCTGATGAGATTGATCAACTTATTTTTAAGGGAAGTTCTGTCATCGAAGAGGTCGTGTTTTTTCATAAATCGACTAAAACACTCATTGTAACGGACCTTATAGAGAATTTTGAACCTGAAAAGATAGCTAGTCCAATCCGAAGAAAAATTTATCGTTTAGCTCGTGTAACAGCCCCTGATGGTCAAACTCCTATTGACTATCGGATGACTTTTTTAGGAAGACAAAGGGAAGCAAAGGTTTCCTTTTCCCGTATGTTAAACTGGAAACCGGATAAGATCATACTTGCACATGGTTTATGCTTTTTTAAAAATGGTACGGATGAATTAAGACGTGCTTTTAGATGGATACGATAA
- a CDS encoding uracil-DNA glycosylase: MQHSSWHALIKEQLPEGYFGKINQFMEQVYAQGTVYPPKEKVFQALLTTPLEEVKVVILGQDPYHGPGQAQGLSFSVPDSIPAPPSLQNILKELSDDIGVKKSHDLTSWAKQGVLLLNACLTVPAGQANGHAGQIWEPFTDAVIRVVNNLDRPVVFVLWGAYARKKKALVTNPHHLIIESAHPSPLSVYRGFWGSKPFSKANAFLIETGQEPIDWLR; the protein is encoded by the coding sequence ATGCAACACTCATCTTGGCATGCTTTGATTAAGGAGCAATTACCTGAAGGTTATTTTGGGAAAATCAATCAATTTATGGAACAGGTCTATGCTCAGGGAACTGTTTATCCACCTAAGGAAAAAGTTTTTCAGGCTCTCTTGACTACACCGCTTGAAGAAGTGAAGGTAGTGATTCTAGGGCAAGACCCCTATCACGGGCCAGGTCAAGCGCAGGGTTTGAGTTTTTCTGTACCTGACTCAATCCCAGCTCCGCCGTCCTTGCAAAACATTTTAAAAGAGTTGTCAGATGATATCGGCGTTAAGAAATCTCATGATTTGACGTCTTGGGCTAAGCAAGGAGTCTTACTTCTTAATGCTTGCTTGACGGTCCCTGCTGGTCAGGCAAATGGTCATGCTGGGCAGATATGGGAGCCTTTTACTGATGCCGTGATTCGGGTTGTCAATAATCTAGACAGACCTGTAGTCTTTGTACTCTGGGGTGCTTATGCACGCAAGAAGAAGGCCTTGGTTACCAATCCTCACCACTTGATTATCGAATCAGCCCATCCTAGTCCTTTATCAGTTTACAGAGGATTTTGGGGTTCCAAGCCTTTTTCCAAGGCCAATGCATTCTTAATAGAGACAGGACAAGAGCCAATCGATTGGCTTAGATAA
- a CDS encoding NUDIX hydrolase has product MPQLATICYIDNGKELLMLHRNKKPNDVHEGKWIGVGGKLERGETPQECAAREILEETGLKAKPVLKGVITFPEFTPDLDWYTYVFKVTEFEGDLIDCNEGTLEWVPYDEVLSKPTWEGDHTFVEWLLEDKPFFSAKFVYDGDKLLDTQVDFYE; this is encoded by the coding sequence ATGCCTCAGTTAGCGACGATTTGCTACATTGATAACGGAAAAGAACTGCTCATGCTCCATCGTAATAAGAAGCCCAATGATGTCCACGAAGGCAAATGGATTGGTGTGGGTGGTAAGCTAGAGCGAGGTGAGACTCCACAGGAATGTGCAGCGCGTGAAATCCTCGAAGAAACAGGGCTCAAAGCCAAGCCGGTTCTAAAAGGTGTTATCACTTTTCCAGAATTCACACCAGATTTAGACTGGTACACCTATGTTTTTAAGGTGACGGAGTTTGAGGGTGACTTGATTGACTGCAACGAGGGAACTTTAGAATGGGTTCCCTATGATGAAGTTTTGAGCAAGCCAACTTGGGAGGGTGATCACACTTTTGTTGAGTGGCTTTTAGAAGATAAACCCTTCTTTTCAGCCAAGTTTGTTTATGATGGGGATAAATTATTGGATACCCAAGTTGATTTCTATGAATAA
- a CDS encoding dihydroorotase — protein MLLIKNGRVMDPKSGLDQVCDVLVQDGKIVKIDAEIKEEGAELIDATGLVVAPGLVDIHVHFREPGQTHKEDIHTGALAAAAGGFTTVVMMANTSPTISDVETLKEVLQSAAKEKINVKTVATITKNFNGQDLTDFKALLEAGAVGFSDDGIPLESSKVVKEAMVEAKKLNTFICLHEEDPGLNGILGFNENIAKEHFHICGATGVAEYAMIARDVMIAYATKAHVHIQHLSKEESVKVVEFAQGLGAQVTAEVATQHFSKTEALLLTQGSNAKMNPPLRLESDRRAVIEGLKSGVITVIATDHAPHHADEKNVEDITKAPSGMTGLETSLSLGLTYLVEAGELSLMELLEKMTVNPAKLYNFEAGYLAENGPADITIFDAKADRLVDSHFASKAANSPFIGETLKGQVKYTICKGQIVYQN, from the coding sequence ATGCTACTAATCAAAAATGGTCGTGTAATGGATCCCAAGTCTGGTTTGGATCAAGTGTGTGATGTTTTAGTGCAAGATGGGAAAATTGTCAAAATAGATGCCGAAATCAAGGAAGAAGGAGCAGAGCTAATTGATGCTACTGGTCTTGTAGTTGCGCCTGGACTAGTGGATATTCATGTTCATTTCCGTGAACCTGGTCAAACCCACAAGGAGGACATCCATACTGGGGCACTAGCGGCTGCTGCAGGTGGTTTTACAACGGTTGTCATGATGGCTAATACTAGTCCAACCATTTCGGACGTAGAGACTTTGAAAGAAGTTCTCCAGTCTGCTGCCAAGGAAAAGATTAACGTCAAGACAGTTGCGACTATTACCAAGAACTTTAATGGCCAAGACTTGACAGACTTTAAGGCTCTTTTAGAAGCTGGAGCCGTTGGTTTTTCAGATGATGGAATTCCGCTTGAAAGTAGTAAAGTGGTTAAGGAAGCAATGGTAGAAGCCAAAAAACTCAATACCTTTATCTGCCTTCATGAGGAAGATCCAGGTTTGAATGGAATTCTTGGCTTTAACGAAAACATCGCTAAAGAACATTTCCATATCTGTGGAGCGACAGGAGTGGCTGAGTACGCTATGATTGCGCGCGATGTTATGATTGCCTATGCAACCAAGGCCCATGTTCACATCCAGCATTTGTCTAAGGAAGAAAGTGTCAAGGTGGTGGAGTTTGCTCAAGGACTAGGTGCGCAGGTCACAGCAGAAGTAGCGACACAGCATTTCTCTAAGACAGAAGCTCTTCTTTTAACTCAAGGAAGCAATGCCAAAATGAATCCTCCACTTCGTTTGGAGTCAGACCGTCGTGCCGTTATCGAAGGTCTCAAGTCAGGTGTTATCACAGTTATCGCAACGGACCACGCGCCTCACCATGCAGATGAGAAAAATGTTGAAGATATCACCAAAGCACCATCTGGTATGACAGGTTTGGAAACCTCTCTTTCTCTTGGTTTGACTTATTTGGTGGAAGCTGGTGAGTTGAGCTTGATGGAATTGCTAGAAAAAATGACTGTCAATCCAGCCAAGCTTTACAACTTTGAAGCAGGTTACTTGGCTGAGAATGGTCCAGCGGATATCACTATCTTTGACGCTAAGGCTGACCGCCTTGTGGACTCCCATTTTGCGTCAAAAGCAGCCAATTCCCCATTTATCGGTGAAACTTTAAAAGGGCAGGTTAAATATACCATCTGCAAGGGACAAATTGTCTACCAAAACTAG
- a CDS encoding MATE family efflux transporter: MYPTHQFKDKFVLFLKIFFPILIYQFANYSASFVDTTMTGQYNTMDLAGVSTATSLWNPFFTFLTGIVSAMVPIIGHHLGRGKKEKVASDFYQFIYLAFGLSLVLLGMVVFLAPPVLTNIGLEAQVAAVAVSYLWYLSIGIIPLLLFSVIRSLLDSLGLTKLSMYLMLLLLPLNSGFNYLLIYGAFGFPELGGAGAGLGTSLAYWVLLGISILVLFKQERLKALHLEKRIPLNIDKIKEGVRLGLPIGGTVFAEVAIFSVVGLIMAKFSSLIIASHQSAMNFSSLMYAFPMSISSAMAIVVSYEVGAKRFEDAKIYARLGRVTALIFAGLTLSFLYIFRDRVASLYGNDSQFIETTAVFLTYSLFFQLADTFAAPLQGILRGYKDTIVPFYLGLIGYWGVAIPLGYLLDQVTDLGAFAYWIGLIASLIVSGCLYQWRLKTVMKRLS; encoded by the coding sequence ATGTATCCAACCCATCAATTTAAAGACAAGTTTGTCTTATTTCTTAAGATATTTTTCCCTATTCTGATCTATCAATTTGCCAATTATTCTGCCTCTTTTGTTGATACAACCATGACTGGGCAGTACAATACCATGGACTTGGCGGGGGTGTCAACCGCAACGAGTCTATGGAATCCTTTCTTTACTTTTTTAACAGGGATTGTTTCGGCCATGGTTCCCATCATAGGCCATCATCTGGGACGGGGCAAAAAGGAAAAAGTAGCATCTGATTTTTACCAATTTATCTACTTGGCTTTCGGACTGTCTTTGGTCTTGCTTGGAATGGTAGTATTCTTAGCGCCACCTGTCTTAACCAACATCGGACTAGAAGCTCAAGTGGCGGCAGTTGCAGTTTCCTATCTTTGGTACCTGTCTATTGGAATTATTCCCTTGTTGCTGTTCAGTGTCATTCGCTCTTTGTTGGATTCTCTTGGATTGACCAAGCTATCTATGTACCTCATGCTCCTATTACTTCCGCTCAATAGTGGTTTTAACTATCTCTTGATATATGGAGCTTTCGGTTTCCCTGAGCTTGGTGGCGCAGGAGCAGGACTAGGAACTTCACTAGCCTATTGGGTTTTATTGGGGATTTCTATTCTTGTTTTATTCAAACAAGAAAGGTTAAAAGCGTTACATCTTGAAAAACGCATTCCACTAAATATAGATAAAATCAAGGAAGGTGTTCGATTAGGTCTACCAATCGGGGGAACCGTATTTGCTGAAGTAGCCATTTTCTCCGTGGTTGGACTAATCATGGCTAAGTTTTCATCGCTCATCATTGCCAGTCACCAGTCAGCTATGAATTTTTCGAGTCTCATGTATGCTTTTCCTATGAGTATTTCCTCTGCTATGGCGATTGTTGTGTCTTACGAGGTGGGGGCCAAACGTTTTGAGGATGCAAAAATCTATGCTCGTCTGGGGAGAGTAACCGCCCTTATTTTTGCAGGTCTTACCCTATCTTTTCTCTACATTTTTAGAGATCGTGTAGCAAGTCTATATGGGAATGACTCTCAGTTCATTGAAACAACTGCTGTATTTCTAACCTACAGTCTCTTTTTCCAGCTAGCTGATACCTTTGCGGCTCCGCTCCAAGGAATTTTAAGAGGGTATAAGGACACTATCGTTCCTTTCTATCTTGGCTTAATCGGATATTGGGGAGTAGCGATACCACTAGGATATCTACTAGATCAAGTAACTGACTTAGGGGCATTTGCCTACTGGATTGGGTTAATTGCCAGCTTGATTGTTTCTGGTTGTTTGTATCAATGGCGTCTGAAAACCGTAATGAAAAGATTGAGCTAA
- a CDS encoding thiamine pyrophosphate-dependent dehydrogenase E1 component subunit alpha encodes MSTLDKNLLLEMFRKMEEIRRMDLKIAQLVKKGKVPGMTHFSVGEEAANVGAMLALNPDDLITSNHRGHGQAIAKGIDLNGMMAEILGKYTGTCKGKGGSMHIADLDAGNLGANGIVGGGMGIAVGAALSQQMQNTGKIVVCFFGDGATNEGVFHEAVNMASIWNLPVVFYCINNGYGISADIKKMTNVEHIHQRSAAYGIPGMFIEDGNNVIDVYEGFKKAVDHVRGGNGPVLIESVTYRWLGHSSSDPGKYRTREEVELWKQKDPIENLRKYLIENNIASAEELEEIQAQVKEAVEASVKFAEESPFPPLESAFEDIYAD; translated from the coding sequence ATGTCAACTTTAGATAAGAATCTTTTGCTAGAGATGTTCCGTAAGATGGAAGAAATCCGTCGCATGGACTTAAAAATCGCTCAGTTAGTGAAAAAGGGGAAAGTTCCCGGTATGACTCACTTTTCTGTCGGAGAGGAAGCTGCTAACGTCGGAGCGATGCTGGCTCTTAATCCAGATGATCTGATTACCTCAAATCACCGTGGACACGGGCAAGCTATTGCTAAGGGGATTGACCTCAACGGAATGATGGCTGAAATCCTCGGGAAATACACTGGAACCTGTAAAGGAAAAGGTGGTTCTATGCACATCGCTGACCTGGATGCTGGGAACCTCGGTGCCAATGGTATCGTTGGTGGTGGTATGGGAATCGCTGTCGGTGCAGCCCTCAGTCAACAAATGCAAAACACTGGAAAAATCGTCGTTTGCTTCTTTGGAGATGGTGCGACCAACGAAGGTGTCTTCCACGAAGCAGTCAACATGGCTTCTATTTGGAACTTGCCAGTTGTTTTCTACTGCATTAACAACGGTTATGGGATCTCTGCGGATATCAAGAAAATGACCAATGTAGAGCATATCCATCAACGTAGTGCGGCATATGGAATTCCTGGAATGTTTATCGAAGATGGGAACAACGTCATCGATGTCTATGAAGGATTTAAGAAAGCTGTAGATCATGTTCGTGGTGGCAATGGCCCAGTCTTGATCGAAAGTGTAACCTATCGCTGGCTTGGCCACTCATCATCTGACCCTGGTAAATATCGTACTCGTGAAGAAGTGGAATTGTGGAAACAAAAAGACCCAATCGAAAACCTTCGCAAATACCTCATTGAAAACAATATTGCAAGTGCAGAAGAATTGGAAGAAATTCAAGCACAAGTCAAGGAAGCAGTAGAAGCTTCTGTTAAATTTGCTGAAGAAAGCCCATTCCCACCACTAGAATCAGCATTTGAAGATATTTACGCAGACTAA